One region of Ornithinibacter aureus genomic DNA includes:
- a CDS encoding ParA family protein, which produces MGPTGRPLPAFPEPAPLASHGPARIIAMCNQKGGVGKTTTTINLGAALAEVGRRVLLVDFDPQGALSVGLGIPTHELDVTIYNLLTERGHDVRDVIAHTKVEGLDVLPANIDLSAAEVQLVGEVAREQILARVLRPVVDEYDVILIDCQPSLGLLTVNALTAAHGVIIPLECEFFAMRGVALLVETIEKITDRLNPRLQVDGILATMYDGRTLHSREVVASVVEHFGDRVFHTVISRTVKFPDASLAAEPLTTYDSAHKGAEAYRQLARELIARGGAA; this is translated from the coding sequence ATGGGGCCCACCGGGCGCCCCCTTCCCGCCTTCCCGGAACCCGCGCCCCTGGCCTCCCACGGGCCCGCGCGCATCATCGCGATGTGCAACCAGAAGGGTGGCGTCGGCAAGACGACGACCACCATCAACCTCGGTGCCGCCCTGGCCGAGGTCGGCCGCCGGGTGCTGCTCGTCGACTTCGACCCGCAGGGGGCCCTGTCCGTCGGCCTCGGCATCCCCACCCACGAGCTCGACGTCACGATCTACAACCTGCTCACCGAGCGCGGCCACGACGTGCGGGACGTCATCGCCCACACCAAGGTCGAGGGCCTCGACGTGCTGCCGGCGAACATCGACCTGTCGGCGGCCGAGGTGCAGCTCGTCGGCGAGGTCGCCCGCGAGCAGATCCTCGCGCGGGTGCTGCGGCCCGTCGTCGACGAGTACGACGTCATCCTCATCGACTGCCAGCCCTCCCTCGGGCTGCTCACCGTCAACGCCCTGACGGCGGCGCACGGCGTCATCATCCCGCTCGAGTGCGAGTTCTTCGCGATGCGGGGCGTCGCCCTGCTCGTCGAGACCATCGAGAAGATCACCGACCGGCTCAACCCGCGACTGCAGGTCGACGGCATCCTCGCCACGATGTACGACGGCCGCACCCTGCACTCGCGCGAGGTCGTGGCCAGCGTCGTCGAGCACTTCGGCGACCGCGTCTTCCACACGGTGATCTCCCGCACCGTGAAGTTCCCCGACGCCTCGCTCGCGGCCGAGCCGCTCACGACGTACGACTCCGCGCACAAGGGTGCCGAGGCCTACCGCCAGCTCGCCCGCGAGCTCATCGCGCGCGGCGGGGCGGCCTGA
- the ald gene encoding alanine dehydrogenase, translated as MKVGIPSEVKNNEFRVGITPVGVHELVRRGHEVLIEKGAGLGSTITDDEYVSQGARILDDADDVWGEADMVMKVKEPVAQEYHRLREGLTLFTYLHLAADEPLTRELVDKKVTSIAYETVQLPSGLLPLLYPMSEVAGCLAPQVGAYSMMKAQGGRGVLMGGIGGVANSKVVVIGAGVAGQNAANIALGMGADVTLLDTDLDKLRMSFWRYDNRVAQIASSSMSIKEQVLGADLVIGTVLIPGAKAPKLVTDEMVAQMKPGSVLVDVAIDQGGCFEHSRPTTHADPTFPVHNSIYYCVANMPGAVPHTSTWALTNATLSYATKLADRGWKDALRADPALALGLNTDAGHITYGAVAEAFGMDSISLDEALS; from the coding sequence GTGAAGGTCGGGATCCCCAGCGAAGTCAAGAACAACGAGTTCCGCGTCGGCATCACCCCCGTGGGTGTCCACGAACTCGTCCGCCGCGGGCACGAGGTGCTCATCGAGAAGGGGGCCGGGCTCGGGTCGACGATCACCGACGACGAGTACGTGTCCCAGGGCGCGCGCATCCTCGACGACGCGGATGACGTGTGGGGCGAGGCCGACATGGTCATGAAGGTCAAGGAGCCGGTCGCGCAGGAGTACCACCGCCTGCGCGAGGGCCTGACCCTGTTCACCTACCTCCACCTGGCCGCCGACGAGCCGCTGACCCGCGAGCTCGTCGACAAGAAGGTCACGTCGATCGCGTACGAGACGGTCCAGCTCCCCTCGGGCCTGCTGCCGCTGCTGTACCCCATGTCCGAGGTCGCCGGCTGTCTCGCCCCGCAGGTCGGCGCCTACTCGATGATGAAGGCCCAGGGTGGCCGCGGTGTGCTCATGGGCGGCATCGGCGGTGTCGCGAACTCCAAGGTCGTCGTCATCGGTGCCGGTGTGGCCGGGCAGAACGCCGCCAACATCGCCCTCGGCATGGGCGCTGACGTCACCCTGCTCGACACCGACCTCGACAAGCTGCGGATGAGCTTCTGGCGCTACGACAACCGGGTCGCCCAGATCGCCTCGTCGTCGATGTCGATCAAGGAGCAGGTGCTCGGGGCCGACCTCGTCATCGGCACGGTGCTCATCCCGGGTGCCAAGGCGCCCAAGCTCGTCACCGACGAGATGGTCGCCCAGATGAAGCCCGGCTCGGTGCTCGTCGACGTCGCCATCGACCAGGGAGGCTGCTTCGAGCACTCCCGCCCGACCACGCACGCCGACCCGACCTTCCCCGTGCACAACTCGATCTACTACTGCGTCGCGAACATGCCCGGTGCGGTGCCGCACACCTCCACCTGGGCGCTCACCAACGCCACCCTGTCGTACGCGACCAAGCTCGCCGACCGCGGCTGGAAGGACGCCCTGCGGGCCGACCCCGCACTCGCTCTGGGCCTGAACACCGATGCCGGTCACATCACCTACGGCGCCGTCGCCGAGGCGTTCGGCATGGACAGCATCAGCCTCGACGAGGCCCTGTCCTGA
- a CDS encoding RelA/SpoT family protein produces the protein MVEDGTSAGAGTPPPGLSSRARARAALALVGRNRTPGNPVLEPLLQVVRGTHPKADVAVIERAYAVAERAHEGQKRRSGDDYITHPLAVTTILAELGMTPTTLAAALLHDTVEDTSYSLEALRRDFGDEIAMLVDGVTKLDKVTYGQAAQAETVRKMVVAMARDIRVLVIKLADRLHNARTWRYVSQESAARKAKETLEIYAPLAHRLGMNTIKWELEDLSFQALYPKVYDEIVRLVAERAPAREEYLATVRDEVSADLATAKIKATVTGRPKHYYSVYQKMIVGGRDFEQIYDLVAVRVLVETVRDCYAALGALHARWNPVPGRFKDYIAMPKFNMYQSLHTTVIGPGGKPVEIQIRTHTMHRRAEYGVAAHWKYKEEPNAKGAAALGAQGGAQVRDGQTGPINDMAWLRQLLDWQKETSDPGEFLESLRFEITASEVYVFTPKGQLVGLPAGSTPVDFAYAVHTEVGHHCIGARVNARLVPLESRLDNGDVVEVLTSKADSAGPSRDWLKFVRSARARNKIKHWFTKERREEMIDEGKDALAKVMRKQGLPLQRLTSVESLTGVAEELRLAGIDGLYAAIGEGHVSAQHVVSRLVASVGGEEGASEDIAEAASPTARRTHHRRSGDPGVVVKDMSDVWVKLARCCTPVPGDDILGFVTRGNGVSVHRRDCTNADSLLSQPEKIIEVEWAPTSGSLFLVQLQVDALDRSRLLSDVTRVISDDGVNILSAAVTTSRDRMAKLHFTFEMGDPAHLGHVIRAVQGVDGVFDAHRVTGGKRSDS, from the coding sequence ATGGTCGAGGACGGTACGTCGGCCGGGGCGGGGACACCCCCACCCGGGCTGTCCTCGCGCGCCCGGGCCCGGGCGGCCCTGGCCCTCGTGGGTCGCAACCGCACCCCCGGCAACCCGGTGCTCGAGCCCCTGCTCCAGGTCGTGCGGGGCACCCACCCGAAGGCGGACGTCGCCGTCATCGAACGGGCCTACGCCGTCGCGGAGCGCGCGCACGAGGGGCAGAAGCGGCGGTCGGGCGATGACTACATCACCCACCCGCTGGCGGTGACGACGATCCTCGCCGAGCTCGGCATGACACCGACGACGTTGGCCGCAGCCCTGCTGCACGACACCGTCGAGGACACCTCGTACAGCCTCGAGGCGCTGCGGCGCGACTTCGGCGACGAGATCGCGATGCTCGTCGACGGCGTGACCAAGCTCGACAAGGTCACCTACGGCCAGGCCGCGCAGGCCGAGACCGTGCGCAAGATGGTCGTGGCCATGGCGCGCGACATCCGGGTGCTCGTCATCAAGCTCGCGGACCGGCTGCACAACGCGCGCACCTGGCGTTACGTGTCGCAGGAGAGCGCTGCCCGCAAGGCCAAGGAGACCCTGGAGATCTACGCCCCGCTGGCCCACCGGCTCGGCATGAACACCATCAAGTGGGAACTCGAGGACCTCTCCTTCCAGGCGCTGTACCCCAAGGTGTACGACGAGATCGTGCGGCTCGTGGCCGAGAGGGCCCCGGCTCGCGAGGAGTACCTCGCCACCGTGCGCGACGAGGTGAGCGCCGACCTGGCCACGGCCAAGATCAAGGCCACCGTCACCGGCCGCCCCAAGCACTACTACTCGGTGTACCAGAAGATGATCGTGGGGGGCCGCGACTTCGAGCAGATCTACGACCTCGTCGCGGTGCGGGTGCTGGTGGAGACCGTTCGCGACTGCTACGCGGCGCTGGGGGCGCTGCACGCCCGGTGGAACCCGGTGCCGGGGCGGTTCAAGGACTACATCGCCATGCCGAAGTTCAACATGTACCAGTCGTTGCACACGACGGTCATCGGCCCCGGTGGCAAGCCCGTCGAGATCCAGATCCGCACGCACACGATGCACCGCCGCGCCGAGTACGGCGTCGCGGCCCACTGGAAGTACAAGGAAGAGCCCAACGCCAAGGGTGCCGCCGCCCTCGGGGCTCAGGGCGGGGCCCAGGTCCGCGACGGCCAGACCGGTCCGATCAACGACATGGCCTGGTTGCGCCAGCTGCTCGACTGGCAGAAGGAGACCTCCGACCCGGGCGAGTTCCTGGAGTCGCTGCGCTTCGAGATCACCGCCAGCGAGGTCTACGTCTTCACGCCCAAGGGACAGCTCGTCGGCCTGCCGGCCGGGTCGACGCCGGTCGACTTCGCCTACGCCGTGCACACCGAGGTCGGGCACCACTGCATCGGCGCCCGGGTCAACGCCCGCCTCGTGCCGTTGGAGAGCCGCCTCGACAACGGCGACGTCGTCGAGGTCCTGACCTCCAAGGCCGACTCCGCCGGCCCCTCGCGGGACTGGCTGAAGTTCGTGCGCTCCGCCCGGGCGCGCAACAAGATCAAGCACTGGTTCACCAAGGAACGCCGTGAGGAGATGATCGACGAGGGCAAGGACGCCCTCGCGAAGGTGATGCGCAAGCAGGGCCTACCGCTGCAGCGACTCACCTCGGTCGAGTCCCTCACAGGGGTCGCCGAGGAGCTGCGCCTGGCCGGGATCGACGGGCTCTACGCCGCCATCGGTGAGGGCCACGTCTCGGCCCAGCACGTCGTGTCGCGACTCGTGGCCTCCGTCGGGGGAGAGGAGGGCGCCAGCGAGGACATCGCCGAGGCAGCCAGCCCCACCGCCCGGCGCACCCACCACCGCCGCTCGGGCGACCCCGGCGTCGTCGTCAAGGACATGTCGGACGTGTGGGTCAAGCTCGCGCGCTGCTGCACCCCGGTGCCCGGCGACGACATCCTGGGCTTCGTCACCCGCGGCAACGGTGTCTCGGTGCACCGCCGCGACTGCACCAACGCCGACTCGCTGCTCTCCCAGCCCGAGAAGATCATCGAGGTCGAGTGGGCACCCACCTCGGGCAGCCTGTTCCTCGTCCAGCTCCAGGTCGACGCCCTCGACCGGTCACGACTGCTCTCCGACGTCACCCGGGTGATCTCCGACGACGGGGTCAACATCCTGTCCGCCGCCGTGACCACCTCGCGTGACCGGATGGCCAAGCTGCACTTCACCTTCGAGATGGGTGACCCGGCGCACCTGGGCCACGTCATACGAGCCGTGCAGGGCGTGGACGGAGTCTTCGACGCCCACCGGGTCACCGGCGGAAAGCGCTCGGACTCGTAG
- a CDS encoding peptidylprolyl isomerase: protein MTKEQERARARRRHERQLKAIAQREADGARRNRVLAIIATVVAVLGGLALLGTVFGSQEPDTSPSAAATTIAGCQPPPEILGTGAELDLPDAATAKGKTYVATIATNCGDIEFTLDGEVAPQAVASFVQLAERDYWRNAPCHRLTTSPTLKVLQCGDPTGTGQGNPGYGYGVENAPADGSYPRGTVAMARTQDPEEGNGGQFFIVYDDSSLPDPNGYTVFGTVTAGLDIVDKIVAAGVGPGGSSPDDGFPAAPISILSVAVTEKKA from the coding sequence ATGACCAAGGAGCAGGAGCGCGCTCGGGCGCGCCGACGCCACGAGCGCCAGCTCAAGGCCATCGCCCAGCGCGAGGCCGACGGGGCGCGGCGCAACCGGGTGCTCGCCATCATCGCCACGGTCGTCGCCGTGCTCGGCGGGCTGGCCCTGCTGGGCACCGTCTTCGGCTCGCAGGAGCCGGACACCTCACCGAGCGCCGCAGCCACCACGATTGCAGGGTGCCAGCCGCCGCCGGAGATCCTCGGCACCGGTGCCGAGCTCGACCTCCCGGATGCCGCGACGGCCAAGGGCAAGACCTACGTCGCCACCATCGCGACCAACTGCGGCGACATCGAGTTCACCCTGGATGGCGAGGTGGCTCCCCAAGCCGTGGCGTCGTTCGTCCAGCTCGCCGAGCGCGACTACTGGCGCAACGCCCCGTGCCACCGCCTCACGACCTCACCGACGCTCAAGGTGCTCCAGTGCGGCGATCCGACCGGCACCGGTCAGGGCAACCCCGGCTACGGCTACGGCGTCGAGAACGCACCGGCTGACGGCAGCTACCCGCGAGGGACGGTCGCCATGGCCCGCACCCAGGATCCCGAGGAGGGCAACGGCGGCCAGTTCTTCATCGTGTACGACGACTCGTCCCTGCCGGACCCCAACGGGTACACCGTGTTCGGCACGGTCACCGCAGGGTTGGATATTGTCGACAAGATTGTTGCCGCCGGGGTTGGCCCCGGTGGTTCGAGCCCCGATGACGGCTTCCCCGCCGCACCGATCAGCATCCTCAGCGTTGCTGTCACCGAGAAGAAGGCCTGA
- a CDS encoding DUF349 domain-containing protein has translation MSDDQPTPRPAIPSPAALASRLQARPVAAPAPVSHSESARFGRVDDTGTVFVTVGEEEREVGSYPGASADEALQYFARKYDELAASADLLEARLRNPDVASKEVADGLSTLKEHIASTGVVGDLAALEATVARVEEGLAAKRAEEAEVRAAARAVAAEQREALVAEAEKIAAQPAGSTQWKTSGERMRALLDEWKQHQRSGPKLDKTTESALWTRFSHARNTFDKGRRAWFAELETSRADARSTKEALVAEAEKLATSTDWAPTARAFKQLMDRWRTAGRASRAEDDALWERFRSAQDAFFTAKDEVVAAEDESFRANLEVKEALLVEAEALVPVTDVEAAKAALRGIQDRWEAAGKVPRADLERVEKRMRRVEATIREADEQRWKRTNPEVAARARSMVDQLEASVAATQADLAKAEAKGDTKAVAAATSKLAAQQQWLDQARAGLDEFSG, from the coding sequence GTGTCCGACGACCAGCCCACCCCCCGCCCCGCGATCCCCTCCCCCGCGGCCCTGGCATCCCGCCTGCAGGCCCGCCCGGTGGCGGCGCCCGCGCCGGTGAGCCACTCGGAGTCAGCCCGCTTCGGTCGGGTCGACGACACCGGCACCGTCTTCGTCACCGTCGGTGAGGAGGAGCGCGAGGTGGGGTCCTACCCGGGGGCGTCCGCCGACGAGGCCCTGCAGTACTTCGCGCGCAAGTACGACGAGCTGGCTGCGTCGGCAGACCTGCTCGAGGCTCGGCTGCGCAACCCCGACGTCGCCTCCAAGGAGGTCGCCGACGGGCTGAGCACGCTCAAGGAGCACATCGCCTCCACCGGGGTCGTGGGTGACCTCGCCGCCCTGGAGGCCACCGTGGCCCGGGTCGAGGAGGGCCTGGCCGCCAAGCGTGCGGAGGAGGCCGAGGTGCGCGCCGCGGCCCGCGCGGTGGCCGCCGAGCAGCGCGAGGCCCTCGTCGCCGAGGCCGAGAAGATCGCGGCCCAGCCAGCCGGCTCCACCCAGTGGAAGACCAGCGGCGAGCGCATGCGGGCACTGCTCGATGAGTGGAAGCAGCACCAGCGCAGTGGCCCCAAGCTCGACAAGACCACCGAGTCCGCCCTGTGGACCCGGTTCAGCCACGCCCGCAACACCTTCGACAAGGGTCGCCGCGCCTGGTTCGCCGAGCTCGAGACCAGCCGTGCGGACGCGCGCTCGACCAAGGAAGCCCTCGTCGCCGAGGCCGAGAAGCTCGCGACGAGCACCGACTGGGCTCCGACCGCCCGCGCGTTCAAGCAGCTGATGGACCGGTGGCGCACGGCCGGTCGCGCCTCGCGCGCCGAGGACGACGCCCTCTGGGAGCGCTTCCGCAGCGCCCAGGACGCCTTCTTCACCGCCAAGGACGAGGTCGTCGCCGCCGAGGACGAGTCCTTCCGGGCCAACCTCGAGGTCAAGGAGGCGTTGCTCGTCGAGGCCGAGGCGCTGGTGCCGGTCACCGACGTCGAGGCCGCCAAGGCAGCGCTGCGCGGCATCCAGGACCGGTGGGAGGCCGCCGGCAAGGTCCCGCGAGCCGACCTCGAGCGGGTCGAGAAGCGGATGCGCCGGGTCGAGGCCACGATCCGCGAGGCCGACGAGCAGCGCTGGAAGCGCACCAACCCCGAGGTGGCCGCGCGGGCTCGCTCGATGGTCGACCAGCTCGAGGCCTCGGTGGCCGCGACCCAGGCCGACCTGGCCAAGGCCGAGGCCAAGGGCGACACCAAGGCCGTCGCGGCTGCCACCAGCAAGCTGGCGGCGCAGCAGCAGTGGCTGGACCAGGCGCGCGCAGGCCTCGACGAGTTCAGCGGCTGA
- the xerD gene encoding site-specific tyrosine recombinase XerD produces MGRAVDAWLTHLDVERGVSTNTLAAYRRDLTRWSTYLEQVGVSTPADVTEANVTEFLTRLREGDEHTKPLAATSAARTLVAVRGLHRFLALEGVLDADPARRVSPPKAPSRLPKAIPVDEVERLLEAASVGDTPASLRDRALLEVLYGTGARISEAVGLDVDDVLGEDGVVRLRGKGGKDRIVPLGSYAAQAVSAWLVRGRPALAARGGSTPALFLNTRGARLSRQSAWAVLRSCADRAHLTGHLSPHTLRHSFATHLLEGGADVRVVQELLGHASVTTTQIYTLVTVQRLREVYAQSHPRAR; encoded by the coding sequence GTGGGCCGGGCCGTCGACGCGTGGCTGACCCACCTGGACGTCGAGCGCGGGGTGTCGACCAACACGCTGGCCGCCTACCGCCGCGACCTCACGCGCTGGAGCACCTACCTCGAGCAGGTGGGCGTCAGCACTCCGGCCGACGTCACCGAGGCGAACGTCACCGAGTTCCTGACCCGGCTGCGCGAGGGCGACGAGCACACCAAGCCGCTCGCGGCGACCTCCGCGGCCCGAACCCTCGTCGCGGTGCGAGGCCTGCACCGCTTCCTGGCGCTGGAGGGGGTTCTCGACGCCGACCCGGCACGACGGGTGAGCCCACCCAAGGCCCCCTCGCGGCTGCCCAAGGCCATTCCCGTCGACGAGGTCGAGCGCCTGCTGGAGGCCGCGTCGGTGGGTGACACCCCGGCATCCCTTCGCGACCGGGCCCTGCTCGAGGTCCTCTACGGCACCGGTGCCCGTATCAGCGAGGCCGTGGGCCTCGACGTCGACGACGTGCTGGGGGAGGACGGCGTGGTGCGACTGCGCGGCAAGGGCGGCAAGGACCGCATCGTGCCGCTCGGCTCCTACGCGGCGCAGGCCGTGTCGGCCTGGCTCGTGCGGGGCCGCCCGGCGCTCGCGGCCCGTGGTGGCAGCACCCCAGCGCTCTTCCTCAACACCCGCGGTGCCCGCCTGTCGCGCCAGAGCGCCTGGGCCGTGCTGCGGTCCTGCGCCGATCGCGCGCACCTGACCGGTCACCTGTCGCCCCACACCCTGCGCCACTCCTTCGCGACCCACCTGCTCGAGGGCGGCGCCGACGTGCGCGTGGTCCAGGAACTGCTGGGCCACGCGTCGGTGACGACCACCCAGATCTACACGTTGGTCACCGTGCAGCGACTTCGTGAGGTGTACGCCCAAAGTCATCCGCGTGCCCGCTGA
- the hisS gene encoding histidine--tRNA ligase, which yields MSTPTKVTPISGFPEFLPAERLLELQFLDVIREVFELHGFAPLETRAVEPVERLLGKGGDADKEIYGVTRLAGETSVKDAALGLHFDLTVPFARYVLENAGKLAFPFRRYQIQKVWRGERPQEGRFREFTQADIDVVDVGELAPHFEAEMPLVIAEAFARLPIGEFRIQVNNRKIPEGFYLGIGLSDVAGTLRIVDKLDKIGPQKVTALLLEAGATAQQAEQALALAAISSTDLSFVDAVRALGVEHPTLDVGLDALAAVITAGLAQAPGVLVADLKIARGLDYYTGTVYETQLVGSEAWGSVCSGGRYDSLASDGRTTYPGVGISIGLTRLVHLLVTRRGLTATRSTPAAVLVAVNDEDSRDASRDVAAALRARGIPCEIAPSAARFGKQIRYADRRGIPFVWFPGAAGAGDQVKDIRSGEQVEADAASWQCPEADLRPGVTTR from the coding sequence GTGAGCACACCCACCAAGGTGACCCCCATCTCCGGGTTCCCCGAGTTCCTGCCTGCCGAGCGGCTCCTGGAGCTGCAGTTCCTCGACGTGATCCGCGAGGTCTTCGAGCTGCACGGTTTCGCGCCGCTCGAGACCCGGGCCGTCGAGCCGGTCGAGCGCCTGCTCGGCAAGGGCGGGGATGCCGACAAGGAGATCTACGGGGTCACCCGCCTCGCCGGGGAGACCTCGGTCAAGGATGCCGCCCTGGGCCTGCACTTCGACCTCACCGTGCCCTTCGCGCGCTACGTGCTGGAGAACGCCGGCAAGCTCGCCTTCCCGTTCCGGCGCTACCAGATCCAGAAGGTGTGGCGTGGTGAGCGACCCCAGGAGGGCCGCTTCCGCGAGTTCACCCAGGCCGACATCGACGTCGTCGACGTCGGCGAGCTCGCGCCGCACTTCGAGGCCGAGATGCCGCTCGTCATCGCCGAGGCGTTCGCGCGGCTGCCGATCGGGGAGTTCCGCATCCAGGTCAACAACCGCAAGATCCCCGAGGGGTTCTACCTCGGCATCGGTCTCAGCGACGTCGCCGGGACGCTGCGCATCGTCGACAAGCTCGACAAGATCGGCCCGCAGAAGGTCACGGCGCTCCTCCTCGAGGCCGGCGCAACCGCGCAGCAGGCCGAGCAGGCGCTTGCGCTCGCCGCCATCAGCAGCACCGACCTGTCGTTCGTGGATGCCGTGCGCGCCCTCGGCGTCGAGCACCCCACCCTGGACGTGGGCCTGGACGCGCTCGCTGCCGTCATCACGGCTGGCCTGGCGCAGGCTCCCGGTGTGCTCGTCGCCGACCTGAAGATCGCCCGTGGGCTCGACTACTACACGGGCACGGTGTACGAGACGCAGCTCGTGGGGTCGGAGGCGTGGGGTTCGGTCTGCTCGGGGGGGCGTTACGACTCGCTCGCCAGCGACGGGCGAACCACCTACCCCGGCGTCGGCATCTCGATCGGCCTGACCCGGCTCGTGCACCTGCTCGTCACCCGCCGCGGTCTGACGGCCACCCGCTCGACCCCGGCCGCCGTCCTCGTCGCGGTCAACGACGAGGACTCCCGCGACGCGTCACGCGACGTGGCCGCGGCACTGCGGGCCCGCGGCATCCCGTGCGAGATCGCTCCGAGTGCGGCCCGCTTCGGCAAGCAGATCCGCTACGCCGACCGTCGCGGCATCCCCTTCGTCTGGTTCCCCGGTGCTGCCGGTGCCGGCGACCAGGTCAAGGACATCCGATCCGGCGAGCAGGTCGAGGCGGATGCCGCGTCGTGGCAGTGCCCGGAGGCTGACCTTCGCCCGGGCGTCACCACCCGCTGA
- a CDS encoding segregation and condensation protein A yields the protein MTTAPEEVGGAAPTDLTPGGVLTRRAPATAFEVSLDNFTGPFDLLLGLISKHKLDVTEIALARVTDDFIAHIKAERAKPTGWDLSQATEFLLVAATLLDLKAARLLPQSGPEDEEDLALIEARDLLFARLLQYRAFKDIAHTFAQRMATAGRTQPRTASLEPQFAALLPELVMTVTPEQLAMIAARAMAPKQVPTVGLSHLHAPQVSVREQASIIGARLRRDRVASFRALVADADSTLVVVARFLALLELFRESSIAFEQAEALGELTVRWTGAEEGDIEVDDEFDDEVDDDADPSLTTTEPAESTGD from the coding sequence ATGACGACGGCCCCCGAGGAGGTCGGGGGAGCCGCTCCGACCGACCTCACCCCCGGTGGGGTGCTCACCCGCCGGGCTCCGGCGACGGCCTTCGAGGTCTCCCTGGACAACTTCACCGGGCCCTTCGACCTGCTGCTGGGCCTGATCAGCAAGCACAAGCTCGACGTCACCGAGATCGCCCTGGCGCGGGTGACCGACGACTTCATCGCCCACATCAAGGCCGAGCGGGCCAAACCCACGGGCTGGGACCTGTCGCAGGCCACCGAGTTCCTCCTCGTCGCCGCGACCCTGCTCGACCTCAAGGCGGCCCGGCTGCTGCCTCAGTCCGGCCCGGAGGACGAGGAGGACCTCGCGCTCATCGAGGCGCGGGACCTGCTCTTCGCGCGCCTGCTGCAGTACCGGGCCTTCAAGGACATCGCCCACACCTTCGCGCAGCGGATGGCGACCGCCGGGCGCACCCAGCCGCGCACGGCATCCCTCGAACCCCAGTTCGCCGCGCTGCTCCCCGAGCTGGTCATGACCGTGACCCCCGAGCAGCTCGCGATGATCGCGGCGCGGGCCATGGCCCCGAAGCAGGTGCCGACCGTGGGCCTGAGTCACCTGCACGCCCCGCAGGTGAGCGTGCGCGAGCAGGCGTCCATCATCGGCGCCCGACTGCGCCGCGACCGGGTGGCCTCGTTCCGGGCGCTGGTCGCCGACGCCGACTCCACCCTCGTCGTCGTGGCACGCTTCCTCGCGCTGCTCGAGCTGTTCCGGGAGTCCTCGATCGCGTTCGAGCAGGCCGAGGCGCTCGGTGAGCTCACCGTGCGCTGGACCGGCGCCGAGGAGGGCGACATCGAGGTCGATGACGAGTTCGACGACGAGGTCGACGATGACGCGGACCCGTCACTGACCACCACAGAACCAGCGGAGAGCACCGGTGACTGA
- a CDS encoding MBL fold metallo-hydrolase, whose product MLAVAFPAAAFATNCYVLATGPGQECLVVDPGIGVEDTLREVLAEHRLRPAAVLLTHGHLDHVYSVTPVCGGDTAAYIHTDDRYRLTDPIASLAPGTLAMMEQQFGQRATWREPETVVEVTDRQTLTLAGLEVEVLHAPGHTEGSVMFGLAVVPEGLPADEGLDRTMVSGDVLFAGSIGRTDLPGGDHAAMQRSLRDVVLPLPDSTLVLTGHGPATTMRRERGTNPYLQGLTA is encoded by the coding sequence GTGCTCGCCGTCGCCTTCCCCGCTGCCGCCTTCGCCACCAACTGCTACGTCCTCGCGACCGGCCCGGGGCAGGAGTGCCTGGTCGTCGACCCGGGGATCGGGGTCGAGGACACCCTGCGCGAGGTGCTCGCCGAACACCGGTTGCGCCCTGCCGCGGTGCTCCTCACCCACGGCCACCTCGATCACGTCTATTCGGTGACGCCGGTGTGCGGGGGAGACACGGCGGCCTACATCCACACCGACGACCGGTACCGGCTCACCGACCCGATCGCGAGCCTGGCCCCCGGAACGCTGGCGATGATGGAGCAGCAGTTCGGTCAGCGCGCGACGTGGCGCGAGCCCGAGACCGTCGTCGAGGTGACCGACCGCCAGACCCTCACCCTGGCCGGCCTCGAGGTCGAGGTGCTGCACGCGCCCGGGCACACCGAGGGCTCGGTGATGTTCGGTCTCGCCGTCGTGCCCGAGGGCCTGCCCGCCGACGAGGGCCTGGACCGCACCATGGTGTCGGGGGACGTCCTGTTCGCCGGGTCGATCGGGCGCACCGACCTGCCCGGGGGCGACCACGCCGCCATGCAGCGCAGCCTGCGCGACGTCGTCCTGCCCCTGCCCGACTCCACCCTCGTCCTCACCGGCCACGGCCCGGCCACGACGATGCGTCGCGAGCGGGGCACCAACCCGTACCTGCAAGGATTGACCGCGTGA